AAAAAATCAAGATATGAAATAGAAAAAGCACGTGAATATATAGCTAAAAGTTTAAATATTCTAAGTAGAAACTTGATATTTACATCGGGTGCTACTGAATCAACTAATTTAATAATAAAGGGAATAGCAGAAAAAAAGGTAAAGGACACATAGTAACAACAAGTATTGAACATCCCTCAGTTTTAAATGTGTGTAAATATCTTGAAAATAAAGGATTTAGAGTTACATATATTAAACCTGATAAGACTGGAGATATATCGGTTAAAGACGTAGAAGACGCTATTGAAGAAGATGCCTTTTTAGTTAGTATTATGGCTATTAATAATGAAAATGGTAAAAAATTTCCTATTAAAGAAATATCAAAAGTTTTAAAAAATAAAAATATTTATTTTCATAGTGATATAGTTCGATATTTAATCAAAGAAAAAATGGATATTCAAGAATTGGGAATAGATGCATTTTCTGCTTCTTTTCATAAATTTCATGGACCTAAAGGACTTGGTCTTTGTTATATAAATTCTAATATACCTTATACAAAGTAAATTCATGGAGGGGAAAATGAAATAAATAAACGTTCAGGTACTGAAAATCTTAATTCTATTATACTTGGGTTTGAAGTGTATAAATATATGAATGAAAATATTGAAAAAAATAGGAAAATATTAGATGATTTAATGAGCTATTTCATATCAAATTAGATATATTAAAAGATAAAGTAAAAATAAATTAAAGAGGTATAAATATATTAAATCTACAAATTATAGGGAAAGATATACAATATATTTTACCACTTTTAGATATGGAAGGAGTGTGTGTTTCTGGGGGTTCTGCATGTCAAAGTAGATCACTTAGGTTCTCTCAAGTATTACTTGAACAAGGTTTAAGTGTTGATGAAGCTATGAGTTCAATAAGAATTAGTTTTTCTATAGAAAATAGTTTTGATGAAATAGATTCATTTATAGATATATTGAAAAAAATATTGTAAGAGGTGATTTTATGAAATACATTAATTTAAAGCTTCATTCGGAATATTCATTTCTTGAGGGTGTTGGTAGCTTAAAAGAGTATGTAGAAAGCATAAAAAATAGAATAACTAAGAAAAACGATTTGATGGCAAATGTTGTTATAACAGATGTTAGTGAAAGGTCAGAGTATTTTTTGTTTCCAAGAGAAATGAATATATTAGGAAGTTTATTTAAACAAGAGGATATATGTATATTTAGATATAATAAATTAGATGATGATAAATATGCTATTAAGGATATACAAAATATTAAAAATTTAAAATTAAAGTTAAAAATAGAAGAAAGTTTTAATAAAAGGGATGAACTTATAGACCTTATTAAAACACACAAGGGAAATAATAGGATAAAGATATATAAGGTAGAAAATAGGAAAATAAATGTTACTGAAATGGATTCTAAGTATAATATAGAAATTAATTAAGAAGTTATAACTAAACTTGTTGATTTATTAGGTGAATCTAATGTTAAGGTAACGTTGTAAATATAGTAGATAAGGAAATAATAATGAAAAATGAACAAAAATGTAAACCGTTTTTAAAATGGGCAGGGGGTAAAGGACAATTAATTGAGGAGATAGAAAAATTTTATCCATTTAATGATAAAATAAATAAATATGCAGAACCTTTTATAGGGGGAGGTGCTATTTTATTTGATATTTTAAATAAATACGATTTAAAGAATATATATATAAGTGATATTAATAAAGAGTTGTTAAATTGTTATATTGTAATAAAGGAAAATGTAGGTTTATTGATAAATTTATTAAAAAAAATGGAAATAGAATTTTTGGATAAAATAGAAGAAGAAAGAAAAATATATTATTATAGTAAAAGAGAAGAATTTAATTTTTTAAAAAAAGACTTAAATAAAAATGCTGTTAAACTTGCGGCTTTGATGATTTTTTTAAATAGAACATGCTTTAACGGTCTTTATCGTGTAAATAAAAAAGGAGATTTTAATGTACCGATGGGGAATTACAAAATGCCTAAAATATGTGATGAAGAAAATCTATTAAATATTTCTGTTAAATTACAAAAGGTGAATATTGTTTATGGAGATTATACAAAATCATATAATTTTGTAGATGAAAATACATTTGTTTATTTTGATCCTCCGTATAGACCGTTAAATAAAACGGCTTCTTTTACTTCTTATACAGAATTTTCTTTTGAAGATAAAGAACAAAAAGAACTTTCAGAGTATTTTGAATTATTGAATAAAAAAAATGCAAAATTATTGTTAAGTAATTCAGATCCTAAAAATGAAAATATTGATGATGATTTTTTTGATGAACTTTATAAGAAATTTCATATAAAAAGAGTAAGGTCACAAAGAGCGATAAATAGTAAAGGAACAAATAGGGGGAAAATAACAGAAATCTTAGTTAGTAATATAAAAATTAAGGAGTGAAAATGAATAAACGAGATTTTAATGAATGGTTAAGTGAATTTAGAGAAAGTATTTCAAATTATAAATACTATATTGATTTTGAAAAAGTTTTTAGAAATGTTGATAAAATAAAGGTTGAATTAAATATTTTAAATTCATTAATAGGGTCTAAAAATATCAAAGAAGATTTTAAAAATATAATTAGTAAATATCCTGAAACATTAAAATGTATTCCGATTTTGTTAGCTGTAAGAAGTAATGAAATATATGCTATTGATTTTGAGGGAGAATATAAATATAATTTTAAAAATCTTAATTACTCTTTAGAACAATATGTGATTTTTATGGAAAAAACAGGATTATTTGAATTAATTAAAAATAAAATAATTAATAATTTATTAGATTATGTTACAGGGGTTGAAACAGGTTTGGATTCTAATGGTAGAAAAAATCGTGGTGGACACTTAATGGAAGATTTAGTTGAATCTTTTATTTATAAAGCAGGATTTAAAAAAGATGAGACTTATTTTAAAGAAATGTATATTAGTCAAATCCAAAAAAAATGGGGAGTTGATTTATCCTCTGTATCTAATACAGGTAAAACTGAAAAAAGATTTGATTTTGTTATTAAAACTAAAAAACAAATATATGTTATTGAAACTAATTTTTATGCTTCAAGTGGTTCTAAATTAAATGAAACGGCAAGAAGCTATAAAACAATAACTAAAGAAATAGAAGAAATAGATGATGTAACATTTATTTGGTTTACTGATGGAATAGGTTGGAAAAATGCAAAAAATAATTTAGAAGAAACATTTGATGTGTTAGAACACCTTTATAATATAAATGATTTAGAGAATGATATTATAACTAAAGTTATAAAATAATTGAGGAGAATTTTAATGGTAAAAAAAATAAAACAATGGGGACCTGAAGAATTTGAATTAAAGTTAAATAGTGTTTGGAGTTTTCCGGATAGAGGAAAATGGGCAACTCATGATGCTAAATATAGAGGAAATTGGTCACCATACATAGCTCGAAATCTTTTATTGAGATATTCTAATGAAGAAGATTTAGTATTAGATCAATTTGCAGGTGGTGGTACTACTTTAATTGAAGCAAAATTATTAAATAGAAATATAATAGGTGTTGATATAAATGAAAATTCTTTAAATATTTGTAAGACTAAATGTGATTTTGATTATGAAAATGAAGGAAAAGTTTATTTACACAAAGGAGATGCAAGAAATTTAGATTTTATTTCAGATGAAAAAATAGATTTTATTTGTACACATCCCCCTTACGCTAATATAATTCAATATAGTGAAAATATCAAAGAAGATCTATCGCATTTAAAAATACCTGAATTTCTAAAAGAAATGGAAAAAGTTGCTCATGAATCATATAGAGTATTAAAAAAAGATAAATATTGTGCAATTTTGATGGGAGATACTAGAATAAAAGGTCATATTCAACCTTTAGGTTTTGAAGTTATGAAACTTTTTGAAAAATCAGGTTTTAAATTAAAAGAAATTATTATAAAAGAACAACATAATTGTAGGGCAACTGGTTATTGGAAGACAAATAGTATAAAATATAATTTTTTATTAATAGCACATGAATATTTGTTTATATTTAAAAAATAATTAATTTAATATATTTTAAAAAGTCTGTCAATTAAAAATTAAAATGTCTCAAAAAATATATAATATATAGACCTAAATTAGAAGAGGGATTATCCCCTCTTTTTAAACTAGGTCTTTCTCAATTTTAATCATATACTTTCTAAAGGATTCAAGTTTACACGGATGAGTTAGAGGAGGAATATATTTTTTCTTCTCTTTTTTAACTTTAACAATATCATAATTAAATTCACTTGAGAATGTTTTAAATTCTTTAACTTCTTCTAAAACATAAATATTATCCT
The sequence above is drawn from the Pseudostreptobacillus hongkongensis genome and encodes:
- a CDS encoding aminotransferase class V-fold PLP-dependent enzyme, which gives rise to MLNLQIIGKDIQYILPLLDMEGVCVSGGSACQSRSLRFSQVLLEQGLSVDEAMSSIRISFSIENSFDEIDSFIDILKKIL
- a CDS encoding DNA adenine methylase — protein: MKNEQKCKPFLKWAGGKGQLIEEIEKFYPFNDKINKYAEPFIGGGAILFDILNKYDLKNIYISDINKELLNCYIVIKENVGLLINLLKKMEIEFLDKIEEERKIYYYSKREEFNFLKKDLNKNAVKLAALMIFLNRTCFNGLYRVNKKGDFNVPMGNYKMPKICDEENLLNISVKLQKVNIVYGDYTKSYNFVDENTFVYFDPPYRPLNKTASFTSYTEFSFEDKEQKELSEYFELLNKKNAKLLLSNSDPKNENIDDDFFDELYKKFHIKRVRSQRAINSKGTNRGKITEILVSNIKIKE
- a CDS encoding type II restriction endonuclease — protein: MNKRDFNEWLSEFRESISNYKYYIDFEKVFRNVDKIKVELNILNSLIGSKNIKEDFKNIISKYPETLKCIPILLAVRSNEIYAIDFEGEYKYNFKNLNYSLEQYVIFMEKTGLFELIKNKIINNLLDYVTGVETGLDSNGRKNRGGHLMEDLVESFIYKAGFKKDETYFKEMYISQIQKKWGVDLSSVSNTGKTEKRFDFVIKTKKQIYVIETNFYASSGSKLNETARSYKTITKEIEEIDDVTFIWFTDGIGWKNAKNNLEETFDVLEHLYNINDLENDIITKVIK
- a CDS encoding TRM11 family SAM-dependent methyltransferase, producing MVKKIKQWGPEEFELKLNSVWSFPDRGKWATHDAKYRGNWSPYIARNLLLRYSNEEDLVLDQFAGGGTTLIEAKLLNRNIIGVDINENSLNICKTKCDFDYENEGKVYLHKGDARNLDFISDEKIDFICTHPPYANIIQYSENIKEDLSHLKIPEFLKEMEKVAHESYRVLKKDKYCAILMGDTRIKGHIQPLGFEVMKLFEKSGFKLKEIIIKEQHNCRATGYWKTNSIKYNFLLIAHEYLFIFKK